In Rhodanobacter humi, the genomic stretch GAGGGCTTGTCGATCACCAGGAAGTGCTTGTCCTCGAAGATCACCGTCTCGGCAACCGACGAGACCAATGCATCCGGCGCCTCCCGTCCCTCCGGGCGTTCAGCCACCCGGATCGGCGGAATTCGCAGCATGTCGCCGTCACTTAAGCGCGTATCCGGCTTGGCCCGTTTGCCGTTCACGCGCACTTGGCCGGTGCGCAAAAGGCGGTAGATCATGCTTTTCGGCACGCCCTTGAGCAGGGTCGCCAGCGCGTTGTCGATCCGCTGGCCGTCCCGCTCGGGGCCGATCGCGACTTGACGCACACCGTGAGGTACGTCGCGGGAAGTTGCCGTCTGCATTGAAAAAAACCTGTCGAAATAGGATACTCGGGCGGCGTCAATCCCTGCCCACCGACCCCGGTTCGGGCCGGGGCCCCGCCCGTCACGCCGGCGAGGATTGCGCCGTATGCCAAAGGGATGACTCCCAGGCAGCGGTCGCGACTCCCTTTCATCGTAACGGTTCGGGCCGCCGTTTGCCCGAAGCCTCACGGCCACGGCACGACTGACGCAGCTGACCGAACAATCCGGGCGCCGGGAACGGCGCCGTCACATGAGCCGCTCCACCGCAGCGGCGCGATCCCCGGCAGGCCGCCATCCCGGCGCCACCGCGGCACGCGACGCGCGGGCGAGCTGAGGAAAACTACAATGAAGCGCATGTTGATCAACGCAACTCAGCGTGAAGAGTTGCGCGTGGCCATCGTCGATGGCCAGAACCTCTACGACCTAGACATCGAAATCCCCTCCCGCGAGCAGAAAAAGGCCAACATTTACAAAGGCCGCATCACCCGCGTCGAGCAATCCCTTGAAGCCTGCTTTGTCGACTACGGCGCCGAACGCCACGGTTTCCTGCCGCTGAAGGAAATCGCCGACCAGTACTTCACCCCCGGTCTCAACCCGCACAAGTCGGGCATCCGCGACCTTCTCAAGGAAGGCCAGGAAGTCGTCGTGCAGGTCGAGAAGGAGGAACGCGGCAACAAGGGTGCCGCGCTGACCACCTTCATCTCGCTGGCCGGCCGCTACATGGTGCTGATGCCGAACAACCCGAAGGCCGGCGGCGTCTCGCGCCGGATCGAGGGTGAGGACCGGCAGGCCCTGAAGGAAGCCCTGGAGCACGTCACCGTGCCCGACGACGTGGGCCTGATCGTGCGCACTGCCGGTCTGGGCCGTGACGCCGAAGAGCTGCAATGGGATCTGGACTACCTGCTGACCCTGTGGCGCTCGATCTCCGAGGCCGCCAGCAAGCGCAAGGCGCCGTTCCTGATCTACCAGGAATCCAAGCTGTTCATCCGCGCCCTGCGCGACTACCTGCGCAGCGACATCGGCGAGATCCTGATCGACGAGGAATCGCTGTACGAGGACGCCCGCGAGTTCATGCAGCAGGTGATGCCCACCTCGCTGCGCAAGCTCAAGCTGTACAAGGACGACACCCCGCTGTTCAACCGCTACCAGATCGAGAGCCAGATCGAGAGCGTGTTCGACCGCCAGGTGCGCCTGCCCTCCGGCGGCTCGATCGTGATCGACCAGACCGAGGCGCTCACCGCGATCGACATCAACTCGGCCAAGGCCACCAAGGGCTCGGACATCGAGGAGACGGCGTTCAACACCAACCTTGAGGCTGCGGTGGAGATCGCCCGCCAGTGCCGCATCCGCGACGCCGGCGGCCTGATCGTGATCGACTTCATCGACATGGACAGCCCGCGCCACCAGCGCGAGGTCGAGGACAAGCTCAAGGACGCGCTGAAGCTCGACCGCGCCCGCGTGCAGATCGGCCGCATCAGCCGCTTCGGCCTGCTGGAGATGTCGCGCCAGCGACTGCGCCCGAGCCTCGGTGAAGCCACCCAGATCGTCTGCCCGCGCTGCGAAGGCCACGGCCAGATCCGCAGCGTGGAATCGCTGGCGCTGTCCACCCTGCGCCTGATCGAAGAACACGCGATGAAGGACAACACCGGCCAGGTGCTGGTGCAGGCGCCGCCCACGGTGGCCAACTTCCTGCTCAACGAGAAGCGCGCCAGCGTGGTCGAGATCGAGCTGCGCCACAAGGCGCACGTGGTGATCGTGGCCGACGACAAGCTGGAGACGCCGCATATCGAGATCCAGCGGATCAAGGAAGCGGACATGGGCGAGCACAGCAAGCCCAGCTACGAGCGCCTCACCGCGGTCGAAGCGACGCCGATCCCGAAGATGGGCCAGGCGCTGGGCAGCAACGAGCAGCCCGCGGTCAGCGGCATCGTGCCGGCCACGCCGGCGCCGGTGCGCGAGGAAGCGGCCGCCCCCGTGTCGCAGCCCGTGCAGGCGCGCCGCCAGGCGGCGGCACCCGCGCCGGTCGCCACCGCC encodes the following:
- a CDS encoding Rne/Rng family ribonuclease, which codes for MKRMLINATQREELRVAIVDGQNLYDLDIEIPSREQKKANIYKGRITRVEQSLEACFVDYGAERHGFLPLKEIADQYFTPGLNPHKSGIRDLLKEGQEVVVQVEKEERGNKGAALTTFISLAGRYMVLMPNNPKAGGVSRRIEGEDRQALKEALEHVTVPDDVGLIVRTAGLGRDAEELQWDLDYLLTLWRSISEAASKRKAPFLIYQESKLFIRALRDYLRSDIGEILIDEESLYEDAREFMQQVMPTSLRKLKLYKDDTPLFNRYQIESQIESVFDRQVRLPSGGSIVIDQTEALTAIDINSAKATKGSDIEETAFNTNLEAAVEIARQCRIRDAGGLIVIDFIDMDSPRHQREVEDKLKDALKLDRARVQIGRISRFGLLEMSRQRLRPSLGEATQIVCPRCEGHGQIRSVESLALSTLRLIEEHAMKDNTGQVLVQAPPTVANFLLNEKRASVVEIELRHKAHVVIVADDKLETPHIEIQRIKEADMGEHSKPSYERLTAVEATPIPKMGQALGSNEQPAVSGIVPATPAPVREEAAAPVSQPVQARRQAAAPAPVATAPTGGIISRLFGWFRHSAAAPATAATTAAPAGANDNGQPRGNRPQQPRRDERNRNAQQGNNRQRRDGGTPSAKPNQQQQQQNRSNRQQGNEGGSRQQQSNAQAPKQERQQQPRNNAADGNKAAQPERAERKPATTPAPAAVAAPKPEAPTPRPAVAPAPAESVDETKLVALVATGAPENADAAGDAENPSRRRRGRRGGRRRRRHEDAAGMPENADQLNELDDEDRDEADASGGEEPTPATTPSPVDTASPAVADKVAAETVAAAPPAPVAPRAAPAPRSTPVQAERPESARVVLTEAPLAAAVATAFSLPPLPPIPEKSASPGTPVTDVARPVETNITADGEANPARESASAVVAPKEAAAPAPVPAPAPLPSVDTAAHAEPSLAALNGHVAPAPAVVQPRQGDLLGHEAANTPAAPAAYEAKPADAAAEEEEPRHDAAP